One segment of Pseudomonadota bacterium DNA contains the following:
- the cysS gene encoding cysteine--tRNA ligase: MRLYNTLAGCEQSLEPSEPGHVRIYVCGPTVYDYPHLGHIRCYVIYDVLVRHLRASGQNVTYVRNVTDVDDRIIARATALGEDPTRLAERFRKAYEEDLRRAGNLEPDIEPRVSEHIDQIRALVESLLAAGVAYVSEGDVYFHVPACAAYGKLSRQPLADVEAGASGRTRPEECARKKHPADFALWKRAEPGEPSWPSPWGAGRPGWHIECSAMSMHYLGESFDLHGGGLDLVFPHHENELAQSECATGQRFVTCWMHNGFLQVNKEKMSKSLGNFFTARQIFRLVEPEAVRYAMLTAHYRAPLNLDWEVDESGQISRFPLFEEAEQRLEYLYRTRRRLDALPEGRVDAGRSPPPNLVGFSERISDALDQDLNLPVALAHLACFLKAVNDLCDHACQGSTKVSASELEAARAGFAALSARLGLGGQVPDSVLSRIRDRRAQARGIDPCWVQEQIAARAAARSSRDFKQADSLRAQLLAKGIELLDSPAGTTWRLSA; the protein is encoded by the coding sequence ATGCGTCTGTACAACACGCTCGCCGGTTGCGAGCAAAGCCTTGAACCCTCGGAGCCGGGCCATGTACGCATTTACGTGTGTGGACCGACGGTCTACGACTACCCTCACCTCGGCCACATCCGCTGCTACGTGATCTACGACGTGCTCGTACGTCACCTGCGGGCCAGCGGTCAGAACGTCACCTACGTGCGCAACGTCACCGACGTCGACGACCGGATCATCGCTCGTGCCACTGCCCTAGGTGAGGACCCGACGCGGTTAGCCGAACGCTTCCGCAAGGCATACGAAGAAGATCTCCGTCGGGCAGGCAATCTCGAGCCCGATATCGAACCCCGGGTGAGCGAGCACATCGACCAGATTCGGGCGCTCGTTGAGAGCTTGCTGGCCGCTGGCGTCGCATACGTGTCCGAGGGCGACGTGTATTTTCACGTTCCGGCGTGCGCGGCCTACGGGAAGCTGTCGAGACAGCCGCTGGCCGACGTCGAAGCGGGCGCCAGCGGGCGCACGCGCCCGGAGGAGTGCGCACGCAAGAAGCACCCTGCCGACTTTGCTTTGTGGAAACGCGCGGAGCCAGGAGAACCCAGCTGGCCCAGCCCCTGGGGCGCGGGTCGACCTGGCTGGCACATCGAGTGCTCCGCGATGAGCATGCACTACCTTGGGGAATCCTTCGATCTGCACGGTGGCGGTCTGGATTTGGTGTTTCCCCATCACGAAAACGAGCTCGCGCAAAGCGAGTGCGCCACTGGTCAGCGCTTCGTGACTTGCTGGATGCACAACGGCTTTCTCCAGGTCAACAAGGAGAAGATGTCCAAAAGCCTCGGCAACTTCTTCACGGCGCGGCAGATCTTCAGGCTCGTCGAGCCCGAGGCCGTGCGCTACGCCATGCTCACGGCGCACTACCGCGCTCCCCTCAATCTCGACTGGGAGGTGGATGAGAGCGGTCAGATCAGCCGTTTCCCGTTGTTTGAGGAGGCGGAGCAGCGCCTGGAGTATTTGTACCGGACCCGCCGCAGGCTCGACGCGCTGCCGGAAGGCCGTGTAGACGCCGGCAGATCGCCCCCGCCCAACCTGGTCGGCTTCAGCGAGCGGATTTCGGACGCTCTGGATCAAGACTTGAACCTGCCGGTCGCGCTGGCTCACCTGGCCTGCTTCCTGAAGGCGGTCAACGACCTTTGTGACCACGCTTGCCAGGGGAGCACCAAGGTCAGTGCATCGGAGCTCGAAGCGGCGCGCGCCGGGTTTGCCGCCCTGTCGGCCCGGTTGGGTCTGGGCGGGCAGGTGCCGGACTCCGTCCTTTCCCGCATACGCGACCGGCGAGCGCAGGCTCGCGGCATCGACCCCTGCTGGGTGCAGGAACAAATCGCCGCGCGGGCGGCAGCGCGCAGCTCGCGCGACTTCAAGCAGGCCGACTCCCTGCGGGCGCAGCTGCTCGCCAAGGGCATCGAGCTGCTGGATTCGCCAGCGGGCACGACCTGGCGCCTTTCAGCGTAA
- a CDS encoding twin-arginine translocase TatA/TatE family subunit, which translates to MGELVIILMLCLLVFGAARLPQIGEGMGKAIRNFKRSFSGDDEVDVTPTDRQVQDESAAKPVGRGARDAEVAEHKS; encoded by the coding sequence ATGGGAGAGCTGGTAATCATCCTGATGCTGTGTTTGCTTGTCTTCGGCGCGGCTCGCTTGCCACAAATCGGGGAAGGCATGGGCAAGGCGATTCGCAATTTCAAGCGCAGCTTCAGCGGTGACGACGAGGTCGACGTCACCCCGACCGACCGGCAGGTGCAGGACGAGTCCGCCGCCAAGCCCGTCGGAAGGGGCGCGCGAGACGCCGAGGTCGCCGAGCACAAGAGCTAG
- a CDS encoding response regulator, producing the protein MAKSKQRTGLESATVLVADDDLEILSLIRQHLAQLGTHVLETSDGEEALELVAQQKPDLVLLDVMMPGRSGWEICKAIRESLDLGDIGVIMLTGIGANLNAMTSPLYGADAFLDKPFDLHALERTMRQVLASRRAGE; encoded by the coding sequence ATGGCGAAGTCCAAACAGCGTACTGGGCTCGAGAGCGCAACCGTGCTGGTGGCCGATGACGATCTGGAGATCCTCAGCCTCATACGCCAACACCTAGCCCAGCTCGGTACGCACGTGCTCGAGACCAGCGACGGGGAGGAAGCCCTCGAATTGGTGGCGCAGCAAAAACCGGACCTGGTACTGCTGGATGTCATGATGCCCGGTCGCTCCGGGTGGGAGATCTGCAAGGCCATCCGCGAGAGCCTTGATCTTGGGGATATCGGCGTCATCATGCTCACCGGTATCGGAGCCAACCTCAACGCGATGACGTCGCCGCTCTACGGTGCCGACGCTTTCCTAGACAAGCCGTTTGACCTGCATGCGCTCGAGCGCACCATGCGCCAGGTGTTGGCCAGCCGGCGGGCAGGCGAGTAG